CATGTCTTGAGAGTTGGGACGAGATGCCGGCCCATACATGGGAGATCCGGCAGGCCCTTGATGAAGGCATCATGATCCATACGTCCTGGGGACCAAAAGAGATCGTAATATCCGGTGACGGCTGCGCAACGGGCATCGATTGCAAACGGTGCGTATCGGTATTTGATGAAGACGGGCGGTTCAATCCCTGCTACGAGGACTCAACGACAAGGTATTTCAATGCCGACACGATCATCCTTGCCATCGGACAGGCCATCGATACGGATTTCCTCGCAGACATGCAGGACATCGAGCGGCACAGGGACGGCAGGATCAAGGTAGACCCCATCACCCTCCGGACGTCCGTTGAGGGTATCTTCGCGGGCGGAGACGCCGCAACAGGACCGAGGATGGCGATCGACGCGATCGCGCAGGGCAAGGAGGCTGCCGAGTCGATCAGGCGTTACCTCGAAGGGAGAGACCTGAGGGAAGGAAGGACGGCCCGCGAGGATACGCTCGTTGAAGATGTGCCCGATGGGATAGTAAAAAAGGCGCGCGTTGCCATACCGTCGATACCGGTTGAAAATAGAAAAGGTTTCCAGGAGGTCTATCAGGCACTTACCGAAAAAGATGCCGTAGAAGAGGCAAAACGGTGTCTGAGCTGCCGCAGATGCTTAGGGTGCAGGATATGCGAGGAGTTCTGCAAGCCTGAAGCCATCGATTACAGTGAAGGGTCTGTCGAAGAAAGATTTCAGGTCGGCAGTATCATTATAGCAAGCGGGTTCGATGAGTACGATGCCCACGGAAAGAAGGAATTCGGCTATGGGACATATCCGAACGTGGTCACCAGTGTGGAATTCGAGCGTATCCTCTCCGCGACAGGTCCAACGGGGAGCGCTGTCATGAGGCCTTCTGACGGGAAGATACCGAGAAAGATCGGCTTTATCCAGTGCGTCGGCAGCAGGGACAAGATCAACGAGTATTGCTCGTCGGTATGCTGCATGTACGCGACCAAAGAGGCGATCATCGCGAAGGAACACCAGAACGACATCGAGCCGACGATCTTCTACATGGACATACGGGCATTTGGAAAGGGCTTCGACCAGTATTTTGAGCGGGCAAAAGGCGAACACGGTGTCCGGTATGTAAGGTCCATGGTATCGAGGATACTCGAGGACCCTGTGACAAAAGACGTGGCCGTTGTCTATGTCGATGACAACGGTGAGATACGTGAAGAGGCCTTCGACATGATCATCCTCTCGGTGGGCTTACGACCGTCAAAGAACCTTGGGAAACTTGCCGCAACCCTGGGCGTAGAGCTCAACGGGTACGGCTTTATCAAAGGAGATTCTGGGAATCCTCTCCTGACCTCGCGCGAAGGGATCTATACATGCGGCGCCTGTGAATCTCCCCAGGACATCCCCGAAACCGTTACGGCTGCCTGCGGAGCAGCCTGCGAGGCGACATCGCTTATCACCGAGGCGAGAGGGAAAGATTTCATCATACAACAACTCCCTGATGAGATAAACGTCGATGCAGAAGAACCCCGTGTCGGTGTCTTTGTCTGCAATTGCGGCATCAACATCGGCGGCATCGTCAACGTCCCGGAGGTCAAGGAATACGCCAGGGGGCTCCCCAATGTCGTTCTCTCTGACGATAACCTCTTTACCTGCTCGCAGGACACCCAGGATAAGATGAAGAAGCTCATCACTGAACGCGGGATAAACAGGATAGTCGTTGCCTCCTGTTCTCCCAGGACACACGAACCCCTCTTCAGGGCAACCATACGCGAAATGGGGTTGAACAAATATCTCTTCGAGATGGCAAATATCAGGGACCAGTGTTCATGGGTCCATATGCACGACAAGGAAAACGCAACGGAGAAGGCGAAGACCCTCGTGAGAATGGCCGTCATGAACGCCAACTACATCAAGCCCCTGAAAGAGGTCACCATAGATGTGAACAGGAAAGCCCTCGTTGTCGGCGGCGGTATCGGCGGCATGACAGCGGCCCTCAAGCTCGCGAACCAGAATTTCGAGGTCTTCCTCATAGAGAAAGAAGCTGTGCTGGGCGGAAATCTGCGCTATATCTACCGTACCCTTGACGGCACCGACGTGCAGGAATTATTGAGTGATACGATAGAGAAGGTAACAAGCCACCCCCTCATCCACGCTGAGGTGAACACCACTATCACGGACCACAGCGGTTTCAAGGGAAATTTTTCAACGGGTATCGTGACAGGACCATCAAAGGAATACAGGAAGATAGAGCACGGGATCATCATTCTTGCCACGGGCGGTGAGGAATTTAAGCCTCACGGCCATTTCTCCTACGGCGAAGACAACAGGATCATGACCCAACACGAACTTGAAAAGAAGATCGCCGACGACGGGCTCGGTCCCTTTGAACGATGCGTTATGATACAGTGTGTCGGGTCAAGAAATGAAGAGCGGCCTTATTGCAGCAGGGTCTGCTGTTCAACGGCCATAAAGAACGCCATAATTCTGAAAGAGAAGAAACCGGAGAGCGATGTGGTAATCCTCTACCGGGATATCCGCACCTACGGCTTTCTGGAAAGGTACTACCTGAAAGCGAGAAGGCTTGGCGTGCGGTTTATACGGTACGATATATCATCGCAGCCGGTTCTGGAGCGGAAAGACGGCGGCCTCAACCTTACCTGTTATGATCCGTCCGTTATGGAGCATATATCATTTAATACAGACCTCCTTGTATTGAGCAGCGCCATTATACCGTCGGGTAACAATGAGCTCGCAACGCTGCTCAAGGTGCCGAGAACGAATGAAGGGTTTTTCCTTGAAGCCCATATGAAGCTTCGGCCCATAGACTTCGCTTCTGACGGGATGTTCCTCTGCGGGCTTGCCCATTCGCCGAAAAACATAAAGGAGACGGTCATCCAGGCAGAAGGCGCTGTGGCGAGGGCGATAACGATACTCTCAAAAGAGAAGATGGCCGTCGGCGGCATCGTCGCCCGCGTTGAGGGGGAGAAATGCGCTGCCTGTCTCACCTGCGTCAGGGTGTGCCCCTATTCAGTACCTGTCATTAATGAGCAAGGCGAAGCGGAGATTGACATCAGCAAGTGTAAAGGCTGTGGGACCTGCGCTGCCGAGTGTCCCGCAAAGGCGATTGACCTGATGCACTACAGGGACGTACAGATCACGGAGAAGGTGAAGGCGTTGTGCGTAAAATAGCAGAGAGCATAGGGCGGAGAGCGGAGAGTAAAAAAACAGAATATTTTGTAGCGAGTTCACGAGCCGGGTACCCGCTTGCGGGTGCGGGAGGCTCCACGGACTTTGTTCGTGGAGGGGGCGACGCGAGCCCCTGTAAAAGGCAGTGGAGAGTGGAGAGTGAAAAGCAAAGATTCAGCGCTTTGCGCTATGCGCTATGCGAAAGGGGTAACAGTGGATCGTTTTGAGCCTGAGATAATTGCATTCTGTTGTGAATACTGAGGGTATACCGCGGCGGACCTGGCAGGTTCGATGAGGCTCTCGTATCCGGCAAATGTAAAGATCGTGAAGGTCCCCTGCACCGGCAGAGTGGACATCATTCACGTGATGAAGGCCTTTGAGAATGGCGCTGATGGCGTCTATCTCGCTGGCTGTCTTGAAGGGGACTGCCACTTTCTTGTCGGGAACATCAGGGCACGGAAGCGTGTGGAATATATGAAGCAGCTTCTCAACGAGTGCGGCATCGGCGGAGATCGCGTTGCGATGTATAATATGTCGTCGGCAGAGGGACAGAAGTTCGCCGAGGCAGCGCGGGAAATGACGGAAAAGATAAGGGAGCTGGGACCAAACTCAGCGAAATCAGCGAAGAGCTGAGAGCTAAGAGCTAAGGGTTTAAACTCTCTGCTCTCTGCCCTTTGCTCTCTGCTATAATAAAGGAGTAAGTCATGATTGTCGCGAACAGAAAGCCTTTTGAAGAGATCATCGGGATGCTGAAGCCCTATTCCAGGATACTTCTTCTTGGCTGCAACGAATGCGTTACCGTCTGTGCGACCGGCGGGGCAAAGGAGGTTGCAGTGCTCGCGTCAGAGATACGGTTATTCAGGGCAAAAGAAGGCACGCCCGTAGAGATCAAAGAGGTGATATTAGAGAGGAATTGTGACCCAGAATACGTGGAAACCCTCAAACCTTTTATAGATGACTGTGATGTGGTGCTTTCGATGGCATGCGGCTGCGGCATCCAGTTCGTGGGCGAACATTACCGGAACAGGATCGTTTTGCCGGCCGTGAATACGACTTTCGACGGCGTCACGGAGCAGCACGGCGTGTGGGCTGAACGCTGCCAGGGATGCGGCAACTGCGTCCTCGACAGGACCCTCGGCATATGTCCCGTTACACGCTGTGCAAAGAGCATCTTCAACGGGCCATGCGGCGGTTCACAGGGGGGCGTCTGCGAAGTGGGCAAGGATACACCCTGCGCGTGGCAGCTTATCGTAGACCGCTACAAAGAGATGGGCATGCTTGACAGGTACCTCGAGATACAGCCGGCAAAGGACTGGTCGACAAGCAGGGACGGCGGCCCGAGAAAGAGGATCAGGGAGGATTTGAAGATATGAGCACTGAGAGCAATCTGGAAAGGGTACTGAGAAACGGTCATTTTGCCGTTACCTCTGAGTGCGGTCCCCCGCGCGGCGCTGACCCGGAGGCAGTGAAAAAAAAGGGTGCATTCCTCACAGGGTATGTTGACGCGGTCAATGTTACCGACAATCAGACGAGTGTCGTGAGGATGAGCAGCCTCTCCGCCTCTCTCATATTGAAGACGATGGGCCTTGACACTGTCATGCAGATGGTATGCAGGGACAGGAACAGGATCGCTATCCAGAGCGACATCCTCGGCGCTGCGGCATTGGGCATCAACAATATCCTCTGCCTCTCCGGCGACCATCAGAAGTTCGGGGACCACCCCACAGCAAAAAATGTTTTTGATATCGATTCCATGCAGCTCATACAGTGTATCAGGCAGATGGTTGATGACGGCAGGTTCCTAAGCGGTGAAGAGATAAAAGGCAAGCCCGACCTCTTCGTGGGGTGCGCCGCAAACCCCTTTGCCGATCCCTTTGAGATCAGGGCCATGAGGCTCGCCAAAAAGGTAAATGCCGGCGCGCAGTTCGTTCAGACCCAGTGTATATTCAATATTGAGAAATTCGGAAAATGGATGGAGATGGTGCGCGACCTCGGCGTCCACGAGAAGGTCTATATCCTCGCGGGGATTACGCCGATGAAATCTGTCGGCATGGCTAAGTACATGAAGAACTCCGTACCGGGCATGGATGTGCCCGATGACCTCATCAGGCGCATGCAGGATACCCCGAAGGAAAAGCAGGCAGAGGAAGGGATCAGGATATGCATAGAGACCATTGAAAAGGTGCGGGCAATCGAAGGGGTCAGCGGCATCCATATCATGGCCATCGAATGGGAGCAGATGGTACCGGAGATCGTCAGATCAGCTGGTCTTTACCCGCGACCCTAGAGTGCCTCTTAACAATAGGATACTGTTGGTCCTCAACTCTTCACTCTCCGCTCTTCGCTCGTTCATCACGGGCAGAAATTATCGTAAAGGGCGCCATATTTTGATTCCAGCGAAAACTTCACCCATGGCTGATCCTCTCCGTATCTCTGCTCAGGCAAAGCCTTGCCGCTTATCGTATCATATTCGATCAGGGAAAGTGTCTTGAAGATCTTCTGGGAGCAGTTTATCTCGATCTGCGACTTCACCTTGTCAACCTCATCGGTGCCTGTCTGCTTCTCCGTTATCTTCTGCCATATCCTGAACGATTTATTATCAAGACGCTCAAGACTTGTATTGTCAAAATAGAATCGTTCTTTTTCGTTTTCATAGAATGCCTTCCATTCCTGAGCATTTGACAGGGAGTAGGTTCCCATCATGACCAGGCTCAGACTAAAGACTAAAAATACTTTTAAAGATATTTTCATAATGACCTCCCAGGAACGTTATTCTTGCTTAGTGATATGGCAACGTATCAATACCCCCCGTTTCAATCCCCGCAAAATCATCAGGGGGATAGCGCCGTAAGGCTGAACCCATAAAGCTCATCCAGATCGGCAGACAAACCCTGGCGCCGCTTTCTCCCTTGCCGAGCGAAGTCCTCGCGTCAAAACCAACCCATACACCGGTCACGATATGCGGAGAATAACCGACAAAGAGGGCGTCGTAGTAATTACTCGTTGTACCTGTCTTTCCTGCAACAGGGTACCCCAATTTCGAAGCGCCCTTCGCTGTGCCGTATTCAGTTGGTCCCTTCAGAAGCACATTCATCTTCGCCGCTATGTCATCAGTGATGGCGCGCTCTTTTTCTACAGGATCTTCTTCGAGAACATTCCCCTCATTGTCAATAATCCTCTTCACGAAAAGAGGTTTTATCCTGTACCCCCCATTGGCGAATACCGCAAATCCTTTTACAAGGTCGAGAAGCGTCAGATTCGATGTCCCCAGAGCTATAGAGAGATTATCTTCAATCTCAACATTAAGACCAAGCTCTTTCATCGTCTCTTTTACCGATCCGACACCGATCTCTTCAAGAAGCCGCACTGTAGCCGCGTTCTTCGAATATGCGACAGCGTCCCGTATCGTTATCTGACCGTCGTATTTATTGTCATAATTTTTCGGGGTCCATGTCTTGCCGGCCCCGACAGGGTATTCTTTTGGTTCATCAATAATGAACGTATCGATATCATATCCCTTTTTTAATGCAGTGGCATATATAAAAGGTTTGAATGCGCTGCCGGACTGGATCTTCGCCGAGATGGCCCTGTTATAAGGACTTCGTTCAAAATCCCTCCCACCGACCATGGCATTGACATAACCCGTCTGGACATCCATGCAGAGCAATGCACCCTCGGCTTTTAAACTCTTTACAGGCTTAAAGAGGTGGGCCTTCTTTTTATCGATACCGGAATAGGTTCCTTTTATCACGTCACCTGGTTTGAACGGAAAGCCCTCTGTCTGGAGTATACCTTTTTCCTTGCCTGCCTGTATCAGATAACCATTCTTCATCCTCTCCGATATAAGAAGGTTGTATGTTTTCCCTGCTCTCAACCCGGAGAGTTTGATATCCTTGTCTTCAGCCTTTATGAAATCCCCCCATTTCCTCTTTTCC
This is a stretch of genomic DNA from Syntrophorhabdaceae bacterium. It encodes these proteins:
- a CDS encoding methylenetetrahydrofolate reductase; this translates as MSTESNLERVLRNGHFAVTSECGPPRGADPEAVKKKGAFLTGYVDAVNVTDNQTSVVRMSSLSASLILKTMGLDTVMQMVCRDRNRIAIQSDILGAAALGINNILCLSGDHQKFGDHPTAKNVFDIDSMQLIQCIRQMVDDGRFLSGEEIKGKPDLFVGCAANPFADPFEIRAMRLAKKVNAGAQFVQTQCIFNIEKFGKWMEMVRDLGVHEKVYILAGITPMKSVGMAKYMKNSVPGMDVPDDLIRRMQDTPKEKQAEEGIRICIETIEKVRAIEGVSGIHIMAIEWEQMVPEIVRSAGLYPRP
- a CDS encoding hydrogenase iron-sulfur subunit — its product is MRYAKGVTVDRFEPEIIAFCCEYUGYTAADLAGSMRLSYPANVKIVKVPCTGRVDIIHVMKAFENGADGVYLAGCLEGDCHFLVGNIRARKRVEYMKQLLNECGIGGDRVAMYNMSSAEGQKFAEAAREMTEKIRELGPNSAKSAKS
- a CDS encoding methylenetetrahydrofolate reductase C-terminal domain-containing protein, which translates into the protein MIVANRKPFEEIIGMLKPYSRILLLGCNECVTVCATGGAKEVAVLASEIRLFRAKEGTPVEIKEVILERNCDPEYVETLKPFIDDCDVVLSMACGCGIQFVGEHYRNRIVLPAVNTTFDGVTEQHGVWAERCQGCGNCVLDRTLGICPVTRCAKSIFNGPCGGSQGGVCEVGKDTPCAWQLIVDRYKEMGMLDRYLEIQPAKDWSTSRDGGPRKRIREDLKI
- a CDS encoding FAD-dependent oxidoreductase — its product is CLESWDEMPAHTWEIRQALDEGIMIHTSWGPKEIVISGDGCATGIDCKRCVSVFDEDGRFNPCYEDSTTRYFNADTIILAIGQAIDTDFLADMQDIERHRDGRIKVDPITLRTSVEGIFAGGDAATGPRMAIDAIAQGKEAAESIRRYLEGRDLREGRTAREDTLVEDVPDGIVKKARVAIPSIPVENRKGFQEVYQALTEKDAVEEAKRCLSCRRCLGCRICEEFCKPEAIDYSEGSVEERFQVGSIIIASGFDEYDAHGKKEFGYGTYPNVVTSVEFERILSATGPTGSAVMRPSDGKIPRKIGFIQCVGSRDKINEYCSSVCCMYATKEAIIAKEHQNDIEPTIFYMDIRAFGKGFDQYFERAKGEHGVRYVRSMVSRILEDPVTKDVAVVYVDDNGEIREEAFDMIILSVGLRPSKNLGKLAATLGVELNGYGFIKGDSGNPLLTSREGIYTCGACESPQDIPETVTAACGAACEATSLITEARGKDFIIQQLPDEINVDAEEPRVGVFVCNCGINIGGIVNVPEVKEYARGLPNVVLSDDNLFTCSQDTQDKMKKLITERGINRIVVASCSPRTHEPLFRATIREMGLNKYLFEMANIRDQCSWVHMHDKENATEKAKTLVRMAVMNANYIKPLKEVTIDVNRKALVVGGGIGGMTAALKLANQNFEVFLIEKEAVLGGNLRYIYRTLDGTDVQELLSDTIEKVTSHPLIHAEVNTTITDHSGFKGNFSTGIVTGPSKEYRKIEHGIIILATGGEEFKPHGHFSYGEDNRIMTQHELEKKIADDGLGPFERCVMIQCVGSRNEERPYCSRVCCSTAIKNAIILKEKKPESDVVILYRDIRTYGFLERYYLKARRLGVRFIRYDISSQPVLERKDGGLNLTCYDPSVMEHISFNTDLLVLSSAIIPSGNNELATLLKVPRTNEGFFLEAHMKLRPIDFASDGMFLCGLAHSPKNIKETVIQAEGAVARAITILSKEKMAVGGIVARVEGEKCAACLTCVRVCPYSVPVINEQGEAEIDISKCKGCGTCAAECPAKAIDLMHYRDVQITEKVKALCVK
- a CDS encoding penicillin-binding transpeptidase domain-containing protein, with product EKRKWGDFIKAEDKDIKLSGLRAGKTYNLLISERMKNGYLIQAGKEKGILQTEGFPFKPGDVIKGTYSGIDKKKAHLFKPVKSLKAEGALLCMDVQTGYVNAMVGGRDFERSPYNRAISAKIQSGSAFKPFIYATALKKGYDIDTFIIDEPKEYPVGAGKTWTPKNYDNKYDGQITIRDAVAYSKNAATVRLLEEIGVGSVKETMKELGLNVEIEDNLSIALGTSNLTLLDLVKGFAVFANGGYRIKPLFVKRIIDNEGNVLEEDPVEKERAITDDIAAKMNVLLKGPTEYGTAKGASKLGYPVAGKTGTTSNYYDALFVGYSPHIVTGVWVGFDARTSLGKGESGARVCLPIWMSFMGSALRRYPPDDFAGIETGGIDTLPYH